From the genome of Vicia villosa cultivar HV-30 ecotype Madison, WI linkage group LG2, Vvil1.0, whole genome shotgun sequence, one region includes:
- the LOC131653031 gene encoding uncharacterized protein LOC131653031, translating to MNGNSQNNYRGVWNNNNMPSTAFSPGLIPHSSGPHAFADNPHIPHQVPTYYADNQQIPHQMPTYYADNRQIPHQAPTHYVDTRNLPHQTPTYHVGNMHLSQHPTPTHYADNRPLLPTPMPTHYANIRHLQHQMPAHYTDNRYLPHPMPVHYADNRHLLHPTPAYYADNRHLLRPTQLPHQTAKHCTDSKHLPHQTVVHSTDNKHLSHQTVVHSTDNKHLPHQTAVQYEDKMCLPHQMTKELADKMHLPNPNPEDYAANKCLPHKTPDHNADKRQLPQQTSEAYADKSTLPQKTSEAYADKRQLPQQPSEHSADMNLSQQTPKDSADKKCLPHKTPDHKADKRQLPQQTSEAYADKRQLPHQTSEHSADKNLSQQTPKDSADKKCLPQQTPEDCANKKCLPPLLQCEICDLKLNPKCMEFHKKGGRHRRRLLELQEQSTKHKTSSGKEIRPNQSSQTSNKRLPPVVRCEICDIQICFPNSLKTHNRRRKHKRLLSLREKSMKHKDSNGEEISHIRSSQINPVVQPKKVPTDVSKRKLSDHTGAKDHGFKVENVKNETSSFKKKNVPAEMSKRKVTDNTDAKDHGFKHDIEGATGGKYMKMNNGIRRSVKNDQPQSTPVELKASAGSNIIAEKEYISCDFAATVILIPQGPVASHAFTPPPPTKESSFEPKNHIDLTEAEEHHKVQKCGVETNDEPQSISMKLQGLGGCNISSVAEDNSSDSDVIVIALPQGHVTSQVLTPSPAAGSSFEHPIQIDSQIEVEEGPEFHEVQNHSVETNDQPHSISTEFHAIAGSDINTSTEGTCSDSGAILIASPPSNIAYEVSTPVAVIQTGMSDSNNEIQNPIVDSNNQHRSISMELHGIAGSMTNNQTEVVNSDSTAREIYKEPLASLLPDAVGLSFEPVTEHGLDTETEPNVSEAILYSESQHPAEETDIELLPPVLMEIDVPLEVGAETKTEDGNSQAKMKMDVDLSPESGKTKLLKVSVCLTCGDEGFEEAIVYCSKCGDYAMHRYCLVGPVVFTDKVTWFCMDCEEVVVEADHPNSETPESEKDEVVFDPQPIADPIWRGSLQVFNKSFDKIRGLMGHLSTLACPKVLEEASHLPDVLYANLLQRSAVWPESFKKFGTNNQSIGLYFFPENESVRSYYDQLVDEMISNDLAIRVMVEKTELLIFSSTLLPRQYKRFHSKYYLWGTFKRKQVTSTMKDT from the exons ATG AACGGAAATTCTCAAAACAATTATAGAGGTGTctggaataataataatatgccATCCACTGCTTTTAGTCCTGGACTAATTCCTCACAGTAGTGGTCCTCACGCCTTTGCTGATAACCCGCACATACCACATCAAGTGCCGACATACTATGCTGATAACCAACAGATACCACATCAAATGCCGACATACTATGCTGATAACCGTCAGATACCACATCAAGCGCCGACACACTATGTTGATACCAGGAACTTACCGCATCAAACACCGACATATCATGTTGGTAACATGCACTTATCACAACATCCAACACCCACACACTATGCTGACAATAGGCCCTTACTACCTACTCCAATGCCAACACACTATGCTAATATTAGGCACTTGCAACATCAAATGCCGGCACACTACACTGATAATAGGTACTTGCCTCATCCAATGCCGGTACACTATGCTGATAATAGGCACTTGTTGCATCCAACGCCGGCATACTATGCTGATAATAGACACTTGCTGCGTCCAACGCAGTTGCCACATCAAACGGCAAAGCACTGTACAGATAGCAAGCACTTGCCACATCAAACGGTGGTACACAGTACAGATAACAAGCACTTGTCACATCAAACTGTGGTACACAGTACAGATAACAAGCACTTGCCACATCAAACTGCCGTACAATATGAAGATAAAATGTGCTTGCCGCATCAAATGACAAAAGAATTGGCTGATAAAATGCACTTACCGAATCCAAATCCAGAAGACTATGCTGCTAACAAGTGCTTACCACATAAAACACCAGATCACAATGCTGATAAGAGGCAGTTACCTCAGCAAACGTCAGAAGCCTATGCCGATAAGAGTACGTTACCTCAAAAAACGTCAGAAGCCTATGCCGATAAGAGGCAGTTACCTCAACAACCGTCAGAACACTCTGCTGATATGAACTTATCTCAACAAACACCTAAAGACTCTGCTGATAAGAAGTGCTTACCACATAAAACACCAGATCACAAGGCTGATAAGAGGCAGTTACCTCAACAAACGTCAGAAGCCTATGCCGATAAGAGGCAGTTACCTCATCAAACATCAGAACACTCTGCTGATAAGAACTTATCTCAACAAACACCTAAAGACTCTGCTGATAAGAAGTGCTTACCACAACAAACACCTGAAGACTGTGCTAATAAGAAGTGCTTACCACCGCTTTTACAATGTGAAATTTGTGATCTTAAGTTGAATCCCAAGTGTATGGAATTTCATAAGAAAGGAGGGAGACATCGAAGAAGGTTGCTTGAACTGCAAGAACAGTCAACGAAACATAAAACTTCAAGTGGAAAAGAGATTAGACCTAATCAAAGTTCTCAAACTAGTAATAAGAGATTACCACCGGTTGTACGTTGTGAAATTTGTGATATTCAGATATGCTTCCCCAATAGTTTGAAAACTCATAATAGGAGACGTAAACATAAAAGGTTATTAT CACTACGTGAGAAATCAATGAAACATAAAGATTCAAATGGAGAAGAGATTAGCCATATTCGAAGTTCTCAAATTAATCCAGTAGTTCAACCTAAGAAAGTTCCAACTGATGTTTCTAAAAGGAAACTCTCGGATCACACTGGTGCAAAGGATCATGGTTTCAAGGTAGAGAATGTGAAAAATGAAACTTCTAGTTTCAAGAAAAAGAACGTTCCAGCTGAAATGTCTAAAAGGAAAGTCACGGATAACACCGATGCAAAGGATCATGGTTTCAAACACGACATTGAAGGAGCAACAGGAGGTAAGTACATGAAGATGAATAATGGGATAAGAAGGTCTGTAAAAAATGATCAGCCACAGTCAACTCCAGTTGAGTTGAAGGCCTCAGCAGGCTCTAATATTATTGCCGAAAAAGAATATATAAGTTGTGATTTTGCTGCAACAGTAATACTAATACCACAGGGTCCTGTGGCTTCTCATGCATTCACACCACCACCACCAacaaaagaatcaagttttgaACCCAAAAATCATATTGATTTAACAGAAGCCGAAGAACATCACAAGGTTCAGAAATGTGGTGTGGAAACAAATGATGAGCCGCAATCAATCTCAATGAAGCTACAAGGCCTTGGTGGTTGTAATATTAGCTCAGTGGCTGAAGATAATTCTTCTGACTCTGATGTAATAGTAATAGCACTACCACAAGGACATGTGACTTCTCAGGTACTAACACCATCACCAGCAGCGGGATCAAGTTTTGAACATCCAATTCAAATCGATTCTCAGATCGAAGTAGAAGAAGGCCCAGAATTCCACGAGGTTCAAAATCATAGTGTGGAAACAAATGATCAACCACACTCAATATCAACGGAGTTCCATGCCATTGCAGGTTCTGATATTAATACCTCGACCGAAGGTACATGTTCTGATTCGGGTGCAATCTTAATAGCATCACCACCATCTAATATTGCTTATGAGGTATCCACACCAGTAGCAGTTATTCAAACTGGAATGTCAGATAGCAATAATGAGATTCAAAATCCTATTGTTGATTCAAATAATCAGCACCGTTCAATCTCAATGGAGTTGCACGGCATCGCCGGTTCCATGACAAACAACCAAACCGAAGTTGTGAACTCTGATTCTACAGCGAGAGAAATTTATAAAGAACCACTTGCATCCCTACTGCCAGATGCAGTTGGGTTAAGTTTTGAGCCTGTAACTGAACATGGTCTAGATACTGAAACAGAACCTAATGTGTCGGAAGCCATATTATATAGTGAGAGCCAACATCCTGCTGAGGAAACAGATATTGAACTGCTACCACCTGTCTTAATGGAGATTGATGTCCCATTAGAGGTCGGTGCTGAAACCAAAACTGAAGATGGAAATTCTCAAGCCAAAATGAAGATGGATGTCGATCTTTCCCCTGAATCAGGAAAAACTAAGTTGCTTAAG GTATCTGTTTGTCTTACGTGTGGCGATGAAGGCTTTGAAGAGGCAATAGTATATTGCAGCAAATGTGGAGATTATGCAATGCATAG ATATTGTTTAGTCGGTCCTGTGGTTTTTACCGACAAGGTTACTTGGTTTTGTATGGATTGTGAAGAAGTGGTAGTAGAAGCAGATCATCCTAACAGTGAGACTCCAGAATCAGAAAAAGATGAAGTTGTTTTTGATCCGCAGCCTATTGCTGATCCAATCTGGAG GGGAAGTTTACAGGTTTTCAACAAAAGCTTTGATAAAATCAGGGGACTAATGGGACATTTGTCCACATTAGCTTGCCCTAAAGTTCTTGAGGAGGCAAGTCATCTCCCTGATGTGCTTTATGCAAACTTGCTTCAAAGATCAGCTGTGTGGCCAGAGAGTTTCAAGAAATTTGGAACAAATAATCAGAGTATTGGCCTCTATTTCTTTCCTGAGAATGAAAG TGTTAGGAGCTATTATGACCAGCTAGTTGATGAAATGATCTCCAATGATCTTGCCATCAGAGTCATGGTTGAAAAAACCGagcttttaattttttcttctacATTGCTCCCAAGACAATACAAGA GATTtcattcaaaatattatttatggGGTACTTTTAAAAGAAAGCAAGTCACAAGCACCATGAAAGATACTTGA